The genomic stretch AATTGGTGCGGGAGAAGGAGACGAAGGCCGCCGAGGGATATTTGGACCGCGTGGGCCCAATGCTCTCCGCCGAATTCTTACGACGCGGGCTGTTGTTGCGTCCTCTGGGCAACGTGCTTTACTTTATGCCGCCATATGTCATCACCGAAGCAGAAGCGGCATGGGCTTTGGACCAAATCGCTGAGGTGCTCGCCACCTGGCGCTGGCCCTCGGCGTGATCCCCGCGCGGCGATCACACGATCGTGCGCATCGCTCCCAAGGCCGCTTCGATCGTCTCCATGGGGACCGAGAACGTGAATCGCAGATGGCCTTCTCCATGCGGGCCGAAGACGACGCCGGGGACGGTCGAGACGCCCGCTCGCTTGAGCAGCAGATCGAAAGCATCCCAGCTCTTCGGTCCGAGGACGCGCTCCACGTTCGGGAAAGCATAGAACGTCCCCTGCGGGAGATCGCACGTGAAGCCGAGCGCGCGAAGCCCTTGGACGAGTCGGTCGCGTCGCATGCGATATGCTGCGCGTGTGTGTTCGAGAAAAGCATCGCCTTCGGTGAGCGCCGCAACGGCAGCCCATTGCATTGGCGTGCTCACAACATTGATCGTGTTGAGGACGAGCTTTCGAATCGCGCTCGTCCACGGTTCGGGAGCGACAACGTATCCGACGCGCCATCCCGTCATGGCGTAGGATTTCGAGAGGGTGAAGACGCTCAGCGTCCGCTCGAACATCTCCGGGAGCGAGGCGATCGAAATGTGCGGCATCTCGAACGTGAGGTCTTCGTAGGCTTCGTCGGAGATCACCACGAGATCGCGCTCGCGGACGAAATCGGCGATCGCGCGCATCTCTTCGGCGGTGAGGACCGTGCCCGTCGGATTCGCTGGCGTATTCACCAGCAGGACGCGACTGTGCGGCGTCGCGTGGCGTTCGAGCGCGCGTCGGAACCCTTCGTGACGAGCTTCCATCCAACTGACGAGGCGCAGTCGTCCCCCGGCTAGCGCGACGACATCCCTGATTGGCGTCCAATAGGGAGAGAAGACGAGGACCTCATCGCCTGGATTCACAGTTGCCAAGAACGCGACGAGCAGGCCGTGAAGCCCACCGCTGGTGACGGTCGCGTGTTCCGGCTCAGCTGGGATTCGATTTCTCCGACGCACTTTCTCGGCGATCGCCGCGCGTAATTCCGGGATACCGCTTGAGGGCGCATAGCGCGTGCGATGCTCGCGCAAGGCGCGAATGGCGGCCTCTTGGATGAATTCCGGCGTTTCGAAAAAGGGCTCTCCTCCGTGAAGGGGATGGAGTCGTGCCTCGGGCCCAAGTTCCAGAATGCGATTGCGAATTTGCGCGATCTCAGAGAATCCGATCTGCTCGCAGCGTTCGGCCACCCGTCGGCTCATTCATTCGCCTCCTTTCGTTCTCGCAGAGTCGGGGAGGATTATATCCGTTCGGGGGGGTGATGGGCTACAGTGACGCTCATTGGGAGAGCGCCTGTGGGGCGCCGGGTGAAGCCCTCGCTTGATGCGCCGGGTGATCGTCTTCTAGAATCGAGGGTCGCGAGGGCGAGGCTGTGAGAC from Blastocatellia bacterium encodes the following:
- a CDS encoding aminotransferase class I/II-fold pyridoxal phosphate-dependent enzyme gives rise to the protein MSRRVAERCEQIGFSEIAQIRNRILELGPEARLHPLHGGEPFFETPEFIQEAAIRALREHRTRYAPSSGIPELRAAIAEKVRRRNRIPAEPEHATVTSGGLHGLLVAFLATVNPGDEVLVFSPYWTPIRDVVALAGGRLRLVSWMEARHEGFRRALERHATPHSRVLLVNTPANPTGTVLTAEEMRAIADFVRERDLVVISDEAYEDLTFEMPHISIASLPEMFERTLSVFTLSKSYAMTGWRVGYVVAPEPWTSAIRKLVLNTINVVSTPMQWAAVAALTEGDAFLEHTRAAYRMRRDRLVQGLRALGFTCDLPQGTFYAFPNVERVLGPKSWDAFDLLLKRAGVSTVPGVVFGPHGEGHLRFTFSVPMETIEAALGAMRTIV